A stretch of Henckelia pumila isolate YLH828 chromosome 4, ASM3356847v2, whole genome shotgun sequence DNA encodes these proteins:
- the LOC140862632 gene encoding uncharacterized protein, whose protein sequence is MVSERGIEANPEKIKAILNMNPPKSVKGIQELTVRLAALNRFISRSADKGLPFFKMLRSGKGFRWTEECQQAFDELKVHLTSPPLLVKPNEGDTLLIYLAISAEAVSVVLVSEVGREHKPVYYISRTLHGAELRYTKVEKLALALVTAARKLRPYFQSHPIIVLTNHPLKQIISSPEASGRMVKWAVELSQYGIEYFPRPAIKAQILADFLVEIAVTQEESSTPTWVVYVDGSSTSTGSGAGIVVESPQGDKFQYDIKFLFPTINNEAEYEAFIMGIKLALSVGAKRLMIHSDSQFIVSQVNGNYEAKEDKMLGYLTQLNELLSRLDSYDLKQIPRVENESADRLAKLASSLANIDNRKITFLTYGKEKTDGSDVTIFCADSEEPSWKDEIIDYLMRGNIPTNQVEARKLRVRAARFTIIDGELYKRGFSSPYLKCLTPAKVNYVLREIMKEYVEIT, encoded by the coding sequence ATggtgtcagaacgaggaatagaGGCCAACCCTGAAAAAATCAAAGCAATTTTGAATATGAATCCCCCAAAAAGTGTGAAAGGCATTCAAGAATTGACAGTACGTTTGGCCGCCCTCAACCGATTTATCTCAAGATCTGCAGACAAGGGTTTACCATTTTTCAAAATGCTGAGGAGCGGAAAAGGTTTTCGATGGACAGAAGAGTGTCAGCAAGCATTTGACGAGTTGAAAGTGCATCTGACCTCTCCACCGTTGTTGGTAAAACCAAACGAAGGTGACACCCTGTTAATTTATCTGGCAATATCTGCGGAAGCGGTAAGTGTAGTATTGGTATCTGAAGTAGGACGTGAGCACAAACCAGTTTATTATATCAGTCGAACTTTACACGGagcagaattaagatatacaaAGGTCGAGAAACTTGCATTGGCTTTGGTAACTGCAGCGAGAAAACTACGTCCTTACTTTCAatctcatccaataattgtactcACCAATCATCCTCTCAAACAAATTATCTCGAGTCCTGAAGCATCAGGAAGAATGGTTAAGTGGGCTGTCGAGTTGAGCCAAtatggaattgaatattttccgcGTCCAGCAATTAAAGCACAGATTCTGGCTGATTTTCTAGTAGAGATTGCAGTAACTCAAGAAGAAAGCTCCACCCCGACATGGGTGGTTTATGTCGACGGATCATCAACCTCTACGGGAAGCGGTGCAGGTATAGTTGTGGAAAGCCCACAGggagataaatttcaatatgacaTCAAATTTTTATTCCCTACAATAAATAATGAGGCAGAGTATGAAGCTTTCATCATGGGAATTAAATTGGCCCTATCAGTCGGAGCAAAAAGACTGATGATACACAGTGACTCACAATTTATCGTCAGTCAGGTTAATGGAAATTATGAAGCAAAAGAAGATAAAATGCTTGGATACCTCACCCAATTGAATGAGCTTCTCTCGCGTTTAGACAGCTACGATCTAAAACAGATACCTAGAGTGGAGAATGAGTCAGCAGACCGTCTCGCCAAGTTAGCAAGCTCATTGGCCAACATTGATAATAGGAAAATTACATTCCTAACATATGGCAAGGAAAAAACTGATGGAAGTGATGTTACAATCTTCTGTGCTGACAGCGAAGAACCTAGTTGGAAAGATGAAATAATCGACTATTTGATGCGGGGTAACATACCTACTAACCAAGTTGAAGCTCGAAAACTTAGAGTGCGAGCTGCTCGGTTCACGATCATTGACGGAGAACTGTATAAAAGAGGTTTCTCTTCACCTTACCTAAAGTGTCTAACGCCAGCCAAAGTAAACTATGTGCTCCGTGAAATCATGAAGGAATATGTGGAAATCACTTAG